The sequence GACGTTCGGGAGCGCGTCCCCGACCGCCTCCTCCGGCAGGCGGACGCGATCGTCAACGTCGACCTTCCCTCCGAAGAGCTGATCCAGCGGCTCCGCGAGGGGAAGATCTATCCCGCCGAACGGATCACGCCGGCGCTCGAGAACTTCTTTCGTCCCGAGAACCTCGCCTCGCTCCGCGAGCTCGCGATGCGGTCGATCGCCGACCGGCTCGAAGCCGACCGGCGCGCGCGGGACCGCGCGGGAGAGACGGGTCCCGTCGGCACGAAGGTGATGGTCGCGATGTCGTCCAACGCGGAGACGACCCGGCTGCTCCTGCGGCGAGCCTCCGCGCTCGCCGGCCGGATGAACACGAACTGGTTCGCCGCCTATGTCCGCACGCCGAAGGAGCACCCGCACCGGATGTCGGCGCGGGATCACCGCCTGCTCTCGGAGAACGTCACGCTGGCGATGGAGCTCGGCGCGAAAGTCGTCTGGTTGTCGGCGAAAAACGTCGCGGGCGAGCTTCTCCGCTTCGCGAAGCAGAACGACGTGACGGTCGCGATGTTCGGCAAGAGCCGCCGGCCGTGGTGGAGCCGCCTCATCGCGAAAAGCCCGATCGACCGCTTCGCGAAGATCGGAACCGGAATCGACGTGTACGAGATTGAGACGGGGAGCTGACGGGGCCGGGTCGGGGCCCCGAGGGTTTCCTTCCGGCTTCCGAGGCCCACTCCGTCCGGACTTAGAATTCCCGCTCCCATGTCCTCGATCGCCAACCCCTCCCAGAGCTACGCCGCGGTGCTCCGCGAAAACCCCGATTTCCGGCGCATCTGGATCGGGCAGGTCGGGAGCCTGCTCGGCGACTGGTTCAATCAGGTCGCGGTCCTGTCGCTGCTGCTCCGGCTGACCGGCTCGGGGAGCGCGGCCGGGATCTTCTACGTCCTGCAGATGGTGCCGGTCTTCCTCGTCTCGCCGCTCGCCGGCCGCGTCGTCGACCACCTTCCGCGCAAGCTCGTGATGATCGCGGCCGACGTTTCCCGCGCCGGGGTCGTGCTGGCGTTCCTGCTCGTCGACCGGCCGGGGCGGATCTGGATCGTCTATCTCGCGACCTTCGTCCAGATGGGGATCTCGTCGTTCTTCGAGCCCGCGCGCAACGCCGTGACGCCGCGCGTCGTCCGGCCCGAAGGGCTTCTCGCCGCCAACGCGCTGACCGCGACGACGTGGTCGGTGATGCTCGCCGCCGGTGCGGCGATCGGCGGGCTCCTCACCGCGATCTTCGGCGAGCGTACGGCCTTCCTCCTGAACTCCGCGAGCTACCTCTGGTCCGCGTGGTTCGTGCTCCGGGCGGTGATCCCGCCGATCGAGTCGCGTCCGCATCCTTCCGAGCGGGGGTTCCTCTCGGGAGTTCGCGAGGCGCTCCGCGCGCCCTCCCTGCTGCCGGTCCTCTGCGCGAAGGCGCTCCTCGGACTCGCCGGCGGGACGGGGCTCGTGCTCGCGATCTGGGGCGAGCGCGTTTTCCGATTCGGAAAAACGGCCGCCGGAGGGATCGGGTTCCTGTTCGCCGCCCGCGGCATCGGAACGGGGATCGGGCCGTTCATCGCGCGGCGGTGGGGGAGCACGCAGGGCCCCGCCGCGCGGCGGACCCTCGCCTGGGGATTCCTGATTTGCGGGGCCTTTCTCGCCGCGGCCTCGCTGGCGCATTCGGCTCTCCTCGCCTTCCTGTTCCTCGTCGGTTCGGGGATCGGCACCGCGATCACCTGGGTGCTCTCGACGGTGCTCCTGCAGCAGGAGACGACCGACCGCGTCCGCGGCCGCGTCTTCGCCGCCGACCAGGCGCTCGTGACGCTCACGATCTCGGCGTCGATGCTCGCGACCGGCAAGGCGCTCGATCACCCGCGCTGGACGCCCCGGGGGGTCGGGCTCGGAGTCTCGGTCGTGTATTTCGTGGGCGCGGGAATCTACGAGCTGCTCCTCCTCCAGGCGCGGGTCCGGACCCGGCGCCTGACCCCCGCCGCGCCGGAGGCCGGGAGCGCATAGCGGCGCGGCCCGGAAGCGCTAAAATCAGCCGCGATGCCTCCCCGCACGCTTCGGTTGCTCGTCGCGATCGACTTTTCGCCCGAGTCGAAGCTCGCCTACGAGGTGGCCCGAGATCTCGCCCTCCGGACGGGAGCATCGCTGACGCTCGCGCACGTCCGGCCCTATTCCGACGTGGGCGCCGCGGTGTCCGAGGATCGCGGAGACCTTCTGAAAAGGAAGGGGAAGGCGCTGGCCGCCGGACTGCGGACCCATTACGCCGAGCGGTTCGCCTCGATCGCGAGGGGAACGGGGAAGGTGAGGCACCTTCTGCTCCGCGGAAAGCCCTCCCTGGAGCTTCGGCGAGAAGCGAGGAAGGGGTACGACGTGCTCGCGATCGGGAGCCGGGGACGCGGCCGGGTCGCATCGGCTCTCCTCGGCAGCACCGTCCGGGAGCTCCTCGCCGGCTGCCCGATCCCGGTCCTCGTTGCGCCGCCCGGCTTGAGGCGCTGATCGCCCCGCCCGTCGACGGGCGGGTGTTGAAAAACGAGTCCGGGCCGCATTTCACGAGTCTTGCCGATCGGTCTTACGATCCGGTGTTTCCGGTGGGAAGCTGCCCGGCTCGGCGTCGCGGTCGATCTCGGCGCGGAGTCTCGGAAGGACGCTCGGGCGGCGGTGCTGCAGGAACGCGATCAGGCGCTCGCGCACCTCGCAGCGCAGGTCCCACGCCCTCGGCCCGTCGGACGCACTCATGAGCGCGCGCAGCTGGATCGTCCGATCGGAGGCGGCGGTCACCTGCAGGTTCCATACTTTGCCGTCCCAGAGCCGCGATGCCTGGAGGATGCGGTGCAGCTCCTGGCGGATCTCTTCGACGGGAGCCGTGTAGTCGACGTGCAGCGAGACGGCTCCGAGGATGTTTGCCGTCGTCCGCGTCCAGTTCTGAAACGGTTTCTCGATGAAATACGACAGCGGCACGACCAGGCGCCGCTCGTCCCAGATCCGGACGACGACATAGGTCATGCGGATCTCCTCGATGCGGCCCCACTCCCCCTCGATCACGACGACGTCGTCGAGGCGGATCGGCTCGGTCAGCGCGACCTGGATGCCGGCGAGAAGATTCGAGATCGTCTCCCGGGCCGCGAGCCCGAGGATGATGCCCGCCACCCCGGCCGAGGCGAGGAGGCTCGTCCCGAAGCGGCGGATCGCGGGGAACGTCATCAGCATCAGCCCGGCCGCGACCGTCGCGACGATGATGACGACGATGCGCCGCAGCATCTCCGTGCGGGTTCGCGCCCGGCGCGCCGCCAGATTGTCGGCGGCCGCGATGTCGAAACGGCTCGAGACGAAGTCGTCGAGGACGTTCGTCATCGCAATGACCAGATACGCGACGGCCGCGATCAGGAGGAGCCCGGCCCCGTGCTGGACGGGGCCTTCGAGCGCGGCGGGAAGAGGCGTGGCGGGCAGCGCCAGGAAGAGGGCTGCGAAGACGGCGAGCAGCCGCGCCGGACGGCGGGCGTGTCGAACGATCGACGCGTCGACGAGGTTGCGGGTCCGCGCCGTGATCCGTGCGAGCGCCGAGAAGGCGAGATGATGGATCCCGAGCGCCACGAGGATCGCGCCGGCCAGGATTGCCATCGACCACGCGCCTTCGCGCCCGATTGAGAGGAAACCGGTCACCCTGCCAGATTACCAGCACCGGACCGGCCGGAATCGCGAAAAGCGAAGCGCGACGTCCGCGTCCGGTCTCCGAGAATGGACCCGCCGCCGTTCGGAGCGCTGCCGACGCTAGCCCGGCTTCGGCGGTCTCGGTCCGGCGTCCGGCGACTCCTCGGCGCCCTCCCGGGACGACTCCTCCCCGACCTCCTCATCGAGCGCGAGGAGCCTCGCATCGACGTCCCCGACGACCTCCTCGAACGGCTCCGGGCCGAGGAGACCGCGGTCCGCCGCCGCGATGAGCGCGGCCTTCTCCGCGACGAGGATGTGCCGCCGGACGTCGCGGCGCAGCGTCCCGGGAGCCGCGCCTTCCTTGCCGCGAATCTTGACCAGCGCTCTTTCCGCTTCGTCCGCCTTCGTCGCGTAACGGGCTCGAAACTCTTCGACGACGTCGGGCGACACGACGAAGTCCTGCTGCATCCGCTCCAGCTCGGAAAGCGCCGCGCGCGCGGCGACGGCGCGCCCGCGCGCGATCTCGACCTCGTTTCGACGCTTCGTCCGGTCGACGAGCCCCGCGCGCTTCATCAGGGGACTCATGGTGCTCCCCTGGATCAGGATCGTGAGCAGCACGACGCCGAAGGTCATCGTGACGAGCAGGCTCCGCTGCGGGACGTCCGCCGCGAGGCTCAGCGCCAGGACCATCGAAAGCGCGCCGCGCAGGCCCGCCCACGTCAGGACCGCGGTCCACGGCCACGGAATCCTTTCGCGGGTGCGGCGGAGCAGCGCGGCGACCGAAAGGATGACGACGCTGCGGCCGGCGGTCATGGCGACATACGCGACGAGGATCGGCGCCCATGAGGCGGCGAGATCGGCGGCCCGCAGCTCGAAGCCGACGAGGAGAAAGACGATGGAGTTCAGCGCGAACGCGGCGTATTCCCAGAACGTCTCGGCCGCGATCCGCGTCGAAGGGTTCATCCCGCTCCGGACCGCGTAGTTGCCGCACAGCATCCCCGCGGTGACCGTCGCGATCACTCCCGATCCGCCGATCGCCTCCGCAGCCACGAACGACCCGTAGGCGGCGATCGTCGTGAGCGTGATCTCGATCATCGGGTCGTCCACCGATCGGATGACGCGGCTCACGGCCGTTCCGACCGCGACGCCGGTCAGCGCGCCGGCGCCCACTTCCTTGAAAAACGCCAGAGCGAGCGATCCGGCGGTCGGATGCGCTCCCGACACGAGCTCGAGGACGAGCCCGAAGAGCACGAGCGCGGTGCCGTCGTTCAGGAGGCTTTCCCCCTCGACGAGAACGCGCAGCCGCTTCGGCGCGCCGAGGGCGCGGAACAGCCCGA is a genomic window of Thermoanaerobaculia bacterium containing:
- a CDS encoding histidine kinase, yielding MATDRRTSPEDFLRLIEKAKRGRLKIYVGHAAGVGKTYQMLEDAYHLKKRGVDVVVGFVETHGRVETREKLEGLPILPRRKVAYKGKELEEMDLPAILARKPEIVVVDELAHTNVPGVEHEKRFQDVEEILAAGISVMTTVNIQHVESLFDVVTRATGVDVRERVPDRLLRQADAIVNVDLPSEELIQRLREGKIYPAERITPALENFFRPENLASLRELAMRSIADRLEADRRARDRAGETGPVGTKVMVAMSSNAETTRLLLRRASALAGRMNTNWFAAYVRTPKEHPHRMSARDHRLLSENVTLAMELGAKVVWLSAKNVAGELLRFAKQNDVTVAMFGKSRRPWWSRLIAKSPIDRFAKIGTGIDVYEIETGS
- a CDS encoding MFS transporter; protein product: MSSIANPSQSYAAVLRENPDFRRIWIGQVGSLLGDWFNQVAVLSLLLRLTGSGSAAGIFYVLQMVPVFLVSPLAGRVVDHLPRKLVMIAADVSRAGVVLAFLLVDRPGRIWIVYLATFVQMGISSFFEPARNAVTPRVVRPEGLLAANALTATTWSVMLAAGAAIGGLLTAIFGERTAFLLNSASYLWSAWFVLRAVIPPIESRPHPSERGFLSGVREALRAPSLLPVLCAKALLGLAGGTGLVLAIWGERVFRFGKTAAGGIGFLFAARGIGTGIGPFIARRWGSTQGPAARRTLAWGFLICGAFLAAASLAHSALLAFLFLVGSGIGTAITWVLSTVLLQQETTDRVRGRVFAADQALVTLTISASMLATGKALDHPRWTPRGVGLGVSVVYFVGAGIYELLLLQARVRTRRLTPAAPEAGSA
- a CDS encoding universal stress protein — translated: MPPRTLRLLVAIDFSPESKLAYEVARDLALRTGASLTLAHVRPYSDVGAAVSEDRGDLLKRKGKALAAGLRTHYAERFASIARGTGKVRHLLLRGKPSLELRREARKGYDVLAIGSRGRGRVASALLGSTVRELLAGCPIPVLVAPPGLRR
- a CDS encoding mechanosensitive ion channel domain-containing protein, translating into MAILAGAILVALGIHHLAFSALARITARTRNLVDASIVRHARRPARLLAVFAALFLALPATPLPAALEGPVQHGAGLLLIAAVAYLVIAMTNVLDDFVSSRFDIAAADNLAARRARTRTEMLRRIVVIIVATVAAGLMLMTFPAIRRFGTSLLASAGVAGIILGLAARETISNLLAGIQVALTEPIRLDDVVVIEGEWGRIEEIRMTYVVVRIWDERRLVVPLSYFIEKPFQNWTRTTANILGAVSLHVDYTAPVEEIRQELHRILQASRLWDGKVWNLQVTAASDRTIQLRALMSASDGPRAWDLRCEVRERLIAFLQHRRPSVLPRLRAEIDRDAEPGSFPPETPDRKTDRQDS
- a CDS encoding sodium:proton antiporter encodes the protein MHFEAVFLVLFSIASAVAIAAKRLKIPYTVALVATGLVLGLVHVVEAPHLTRQLLYTFILPGLLFEASFHLDLGDFWKNRLAIPMLAVPGVLATILLTAAILASLAHGLDFMRGFTFAHGLIFGAVIAATDPIAVVGLFRALGAPKRLRVLVEGESLLNDGTALVLFGLVLELVSGAHPTAGSLALAFFKEVGAGALTGVAVGTAVSRVIRSVDDPMIEITLTTIAAYGSFVAAEAIGGSGVIATVTAGMLCGNYAVRSGMNPSTRIAAETFWEYAAFALNSIVFLLVGFELRAADLAASWAPILVAYVAMTAGRSVVILSVAALLRRTRERIPWPWTAVLTWAGLRGALSMVLALSLAADVPQRSLLVTMTFGVVLLTILIQGSTMSPLMKRAGLVDRTKRRNEVEIARGRAVAARAALSELERMQQDFVVSPDVVEEFRARYATKADEAERALVKIRGKEGAAPGTLRRDVRRHILVAEKAALIAAADRGLLGPEPFEEVVGDVDARLLALDEEVGEESSREGAEESPDAGPRPPKPG